The segment AATATGTAGTTtagtttcattaaaaaaatagctcaaatatattataaaataaacctatagatacataatatgtagctcgaatatattaaatactggttcagatacattaatatgtaattaGGATACATAAATACAATTAGGAGAGATATAAAGGACTTTAGAGGTTTTAAGAAATCAAAGGGGATATTGGAGAAAAAAACTCACATATAGTCATTcaaaaatacttaattattctttataactatagtttgataattaaaatttgtagcTACACATTATAGGGAGGAAAGAGACGAGGGAGACTGGGAGAAAGGGGAAAGCGACGAGTGAGAAAGGacaaaaaataggaaaaaggtgaattatatatgtatattaattaaataattatatattatacatatatatttgtatattccgaagcaattttaatttcataatagaagtaaatcatgcaaaaaaaactaaaagttaCCGACTAATAAAAGAGCCTAAATAACCCTTATCTAATCTTAACCGCCAATTTTAGAGTTGTAAATTTCTTTCAACTTTCGTGATATTTATGACGACCCCTTtgttttaatttcataaatcatgcaaaaaaaaatctaaaatccaCCGACTAATAAAAGAGCCTAGATATCCCTTATTTAATTTCAACCACCAATTATAGAGTTGTAAATTTCCTCGAACTTTGTTGGTATTTATGACGACATTTTAATACTCCCTTTGTCATACCTTATTATTAAGCTTTAGATCTTTACTAGTTCCATAATTTCAACtgaaaattcaatttcaaaggtAGATATGGAGACCATCGATTTCAAgtcttttgtgaaaaaaatgaattccaTGGTAGCCAATTCTCTTGCGACGGACGGCATCTCTATATCAGATTCAAACATGATATCACGACTTTTAGCTATTTGTGAAAAGAATGGATATTCATTCATCAAGCAAACAATATCATCATTCATCAAGCAAACAATATCATCAAAGCGTCGTCTCCCCACTTTTGATGAGGTTTGCTACGTCTTGTACAGGTACCTCAAGGTACGAGGCAAATTgaatatttaaactttttaaattatcaagctatagttttaaaatttattgtttagAAGGGATCTGTTTATGAATTGAGcttaatgaatatttataaattaatgacaGGATCCTCGCGGTATTGTTGATTCAGACCCATCGTCGGAGCATCGTCTCCGTGGTGCGCTAGAAAAAATGAATAGGTTTGGTGATGTGGTTGGTGTAACATGTAATGTGGGTGATATAATAGATAAAGCAGCTAAATTCAATGTTCCCATTTCCACGGCAGTGGGCTCAGTGGCTTCTACGGCAGGTGCATTTGGTCATTTGGGCCTTGCAATTAAGGCAATGTGCCTTGTCACTTATGGTGGATTTAAACTTTGGAAGGGACTCTCACGCAAGTAATGTAATAATTACATTACTCAAAAGATTAAATACAAGTGAACTCTAGTACTAGTATAAGCTAGGGCACGATACAAATATCTATCGTATTGTATAATGTTATGTTGTATTGTATTGTGTTTTGTTGTGTTGGATGAGATTGTATTGTATAATGTTGTGTTGTATTGTATTGTGTTTTGTTGTGTTgtgttgtattgtattgtattgtgttGTATTTTATTGTGTTGTGTTGGATGAGATTGTATTGTTCTCCGTTATTACATAAGGTAACATATTcataatttgaattataaacCTACTAAAAAGTAGGATATTGGGTAGAGCTACTTTGAAATataggataaaaaaataaacggACAAGGGcataaaatacccttaaagtattgaaaatggtacaaaattacccttcatccacctattggctccaaattacccttcatccatatattggctccaaaatacccttgtcatccacctttgcgttcaaaattgaccacttctttaattgtttttaaattaaactctttaaatattttataaaatacttggcgttcaattattgattataattataatttattaatataatttataaaccaacccactacacactcattactaactaaacctcacccaattaataatccaattataatatcaaaatcgtcataaacactactaaaacacaatgaaattatagatttctgaaaattacattcaaaattattcgagtccgaatcggagccccaattaaatttaggttgagccgcttatttaggaggacactttctttcaaaatagaattagaaatgtatgattaaaggtaaagaagtaatacatcccgaattgattcatgcactttttttaaatataattttatagatattatgatttgttttaaaactttaatatattattttgaaaaaaagttacctatgaagtaacatcacataattgaaacGTAAAAATAGTTAAGataaacatagtcagacttttaagtttattgatgatttttatttagtcacttgaatgtatgataattacttctataatttttaaaaacactcaattggcagtagcttgcattaataatgtgacaggttcattaatttaaaggaatttaattattaatggggtgggtagtggattgatttataaattatactaataagttaaattataacatatagttGAGCaccacgtattttaaaaaatatttaaatagtttaaatataaaaccgttatataaatagttaattttgaaccaaaaggtggatgataagggtattttggacccaataggtgggtgagaagggtattttggaaccaataggtggatggagggtaattttgtaccatttccaatactttgagggtataTTAGGCTCTTTtccgaaaaataaaatatgattattaaataataaacagaaacaaaatGTGAGACGAAAATATTAAGGTGAAAATGTCATCACACCAAATTGATTGTTACATAAAATGAGTCTTTTTATCGTTACctaatgataaattaatagaatttaaataacaatcaaaacaaacatagTGTACCAATAGGGCGGGTAATATTCATCCAAACAAGGTGTTACAAAACTTTATGTCCCAAGTTCATATACATAAATTCAATAGATATAACTTGTGCTTTGGAGAGAGAAACTCAATAGGCATAATTTGGGTCTAAATTTATGTCATGTGGCGTAGTTTGTGTCACTAAACTTATATCTTAGGATATAACTTGTGTTTTAAAACATAACTTATGCTAGTATGCTACTAAACTTATTGAATTTGTCCAAATTCATGAACCTCAAGTTAGCTCCGCCATTACTTATATCACAAAAACTTATGTGTTGCAAACTTTTATTTTGGAACATAAGTTCATAGGTATCTAAATTCCCAAGACAAACATTTTACAAAACAGAGTCTTGAGGTATAAGTTCAATAGACACAACTTATATGCCCCAAGCTCAATAAGCACAAATTCTAGGTATAATTGACAGAGATCGAGTTAGATGGGTTCACAGTAGCTTTTCgtagaatttatatttgtactaaaagattatatatatatatatatatatatgaatcactaacaaaattgattttattaaagaaattttaaGTTTCAAAACTCTTAATCCTGATTTCGCCCGTAATTACTAATGTCTTTCAAGGTACAAGTTCATTCAGTCTTTTCCCATAATCTCATTTATGacttctttttattaaaaaaattaaaaaatataataaaattatattgcaAACTTCTAATTTCAATAGTACAAACATTTAAACTGCAGAAGAATCGTACATAATTCACGTGAATATGAGACTAATGCATATTAGGGATTACAAAATCAAAtcgaaaattgaattaaatcacaaatttcatcaaattagaaaaaaacttatttagtagtttggtttgatttggtttggtgTTAGTAAAAAAATCGATTATATTgggttgttttaattttaagtaataaaaatCAACTCGAAATCAAACAaacccgacattatatatatatatatatgtgtgtgtgtgtgtgtgtgtaattttaaaattttattttatacacaaaaatatttacttttatattattttttaaaaaagttatactatttaatagtttgtattttttaatatattaattcaagtttaaaatttagaattcgGAATGACccaataaagattatagttcatagatattgataattataataaaagttaaatcaaaattaaattaatattaatgcaaaaagaaaatcaattcaacactaagaatgataataatattgaatatttgttctttagttttacattggtttagacaattaaaatacataatctaatttttattttccttaaatatttagtaatccaactaatacttattaaacttattttagcatgatttagtatttttaaattatgattatttcattatgactttacaatatttattttatatgatgatttcattattatttttattgaatatttttgtgtcataaatactcatctcatattttgtgtttttttttttaaaaaaaaaacttagataattatattttggttGGACTAAAGAATATTTGGAGCACAAGTtaataatatgtttatatgcaaACTTTACCGAAAAAATTCAGAgtttattagtttggtttgatttataaatttaaaaattcgaaATAATGGATTAACCCGAACCAAGCTGAGgttgaaaaatccaaaaaattcaaattttattagtttggtttgatttataaattttaaatttttatacgaataatttgatttgatatttgaaaaactcaAATCAACCCAATTATGTACACCCCTACTACATAGTGTCGTTTTCATTTTAAGCAAAGATTAGAAAGGAAAAGCTAGAAGTCATATAAGTTAGGAGTGAAAATAACCAAAATGTTCCTAAATGTATGActacatttaatttaatattttctttaataaatttgTTAAGATTAAGACAAAATACCAAAATGAACACATTTATAATTAAGGATCATTtcaattaagtaaaatatattaagaatcaaaatttattatacATTGAAGATaatttcaacaaataaaatatattaagaacCAAAATAATTCATTGCACGTACATTAAGaattattttgatcattttttctaatttgggACATTCAACTTTTGGCTTTgagttaataattttaaaaaactcttaaacttacataatttattatttgcatatctaaacaaaagaaaaaaaggctTAATTACCTCTTCGAACATTGATTTTTGGAACTACTTACCCCTAAATTATAACAAATCTTAATTATCCCCTTAAGTATGGAATTTTGAAACTATTCACCCCTAAATTATAACAAATCTTAATTATCCCGTTAAGTATGGAATTTTGAAACTATCTACCCCTAAATTATAACAAATCTTAATTATCCCCTTAAGAGTGGAATTTTGAAACTATTTACCCTACattataacaaatattaattatctcCTTAGGAATGGAATTTTGAAACTATTTACCCCTAAACTATAACAAATCTTAATTATCCCCTTAAGTATGGAATTTTGAAACTATTTACCCCTAAATTATAAGAAATCTTAATTATCCCCTTAAGTATGGAATTTTGAAACTATTTATGTCACATGGCACAAAAAACTTGCTTCATCCCAATTTATGAATTTCACCTTCCTTTTTATTCAATCCATCTTCTACTcaatcttaaaataattttgatcatatttaaaaaaagaaaatgaagaattgtgtgtttctttttttaattggttCAGGTCTGGATGCATAAAATGGATGAGATAATCTTTTTAAGCCaaatgacattttgaaaatttaaaaaccaaCTTTAAGAGATATTTCTTAATTCAGTCTATTAACGTAGAAAGTAAATATGCATTATTTGTTagagaataaaaatatatatatataagcctCATTTGTTAGACATTACGGGGTTGTTTATTTCAAAGAGTAATAACACAGGGATTAGTATTATATGGATCAGTAATatagaatttatttttgttaagcGTTTGATTCATTGTTTCCGACTTCATCTTATATTTGGTTTAAAACTCTATAACAagttcttttttcaattatacccTTGATTTATTATGTAATTGACTCAAGAGAGATAATTGTTGGACAACGCTTTTTTATGGCCTTCGAACTAGGGTTAATATTTCAAAAGGTTGCTCAAACTTGGATAAATATCTAGCAAGATCAttgaactttattttatatcaaaaaaatcactcaacttaaattttttaatacaaaatcgATTATCTATATTTATCATTAAGTAGTTTaagcttttaaaatttttggtctATACTCTCTACTGTTGACGACAATTGAATTAAATTCaccttttaatattattatgtttatcaCTTCCCTTATTGAATTCCAGTTAACTCAGTAGTGGAAAAGATATGTGTATGTATACGCACGGTATAATTTACTTGAATAACAAATTATAAAGGAATCAATAGGCTTTAGATCCTAAAATTGAATACACATAAATTCTATACTTTACACATAAAAATTGGataaattatttacatttacacataaaattggataaattatttacatttaCACATCAAATATTGTTTATACTATCGACTTTGAGTATTACTTAAATAAATTGGAATACATATGAATGTATATGGATCAaagtttattttcaattaattttggtATTGTCGATAAAATAAACTAAGAAGAGCAAAGTTGAAGCAATGGAAGCATCTATCCAAAAACTTTTTCATGTTAGAAAGAAGACTTAATaagttattaataatttttttttatgaaatcaatttgttagattttttttattaaaaaaaaagtaaaaagttatcATTGATGATTGTCTCAAATTGCTTCAATGGTGTTGACGGGAAATGAGGTAAAAATAATGAGTATAGGAAAACATTGCAAAAAAATCTTCTTATCTTTGGCAACCAAGAAAAATCCTAAACAAACTCATACAATTAATTTAGAGTTCAAATTATCatataatacttttattattattattattattattattattattattattattattattattatttaaatattaataataagtaatatatttttaaaaataaatatttctaaaaatgagTTGATGGTGTAATTTGTTTTGTCCATTGCCAGTGGATACAAGTTAATCTCAATTTTAATATGCATGTaactttttaaattgttaaaaatataaataattagaaaacattgtattttgaacaatttaagttgtaattttttatatatttatttgtattggATTCATTTTGTAACAAACACTTCTCTCTATATAATTTGTAACGCCAATTTATTTAAATCAATtactagtataaatataaatcataaaatcaagaaaataaataaaatgattaaaatgattTGAGGGATATCTTTGCCTTTACATAGACTTATCTCATGGtattatatcaatatattaCTAATACCTTCACCTTCAAATggaaggtattagtaatacatcctATAAGACCATGTAGGAGGTATAACTAATCCATTGAATAGGTATACATTAGGCCAAAATTCCTACCAAACATAGTACTAAATAATACCTTACACAATACATGGATTATTTCTTCTAATGCGgcctaccaaacgacccctaagggtgtgtttggtataaagaaaaatgttttccaatttctCATGTTTAATTGGGtcaaatgttttgaaaaatgtttttcaaatcaacttatatttctcaaatttatgaaaaatgaatttccttcaaaattttaggaaaacattttcaataCTCTCTTCCAACCCCACCCTACCAGCCCCTAGAGGTGGGCATTCGTAATTCAATTCGGTTTAaggttgttgttttttttaaacttttttgatttttggttcTTGTACAACGTGTACTGAACACCGAATCGAAATAATTTGGTTCAATTCGATTTATATTATTtcgattcatttttttatttcggTTTTTTTAATGGGCCTGCTTAGTGAACtttataaaatctaaaaatttacaatttcttttttgatgTTTCAGCTTAATAGGCTAAAATTAGTTACATCAAAGAattgtcttttacttttttttattttaaattataatatttattatttaatattaataattaatataatataaatatatattataatataatatatttcgatAAACCAAAATATCGAATAACACAAAATTACATAtcgaaaattgaattaaaatatcaaaaaatacaaaaatctataCCAAATATcgaatcaaaatatcaaaaataatttgatttggttCGATATTTCGACTTTTCGGTGTTTATGCCCAGCCCTACCGTCCCCCTACCCCTAAAAGGAACTTaagtttatgtttaaaaaaatattttcaatttcaaaattttatatttttcacccctacccttGATCTCCCTACCACTCTGcatcccaaaaaaataatttaaattagcTTTTTacaaagggataatgcccaagtaccccctcaacctatgcccgaaatatcagagacacacttatactatactaaggttctattacccctgaacttattttattaataattttttacccctttttagcttacgtggcactatcttgtgggcccaacgatggttgactttttttcgaactagtgccacgtaggctaaaaagggctaaaaaattacatataaaataagttcagggattaataggaccttagtatagtataagtgtgtctctgagatttcggacatagattgtGAGAGT is part of the Solanum lycopersicum chromosome 1, SLM_r2.1 genome and harbors:
- the LOC101260464 gene encoding uncharacterized protein → METIDFKSFVKKMNSMVANSLATDGISISDSNMISRLLAICEKNGYSFIKQTISSFIKQTISSKRRLPTFDEVCYVLYRYLKDPRGIVDSDPSSEHRLRGALEKMNRFGDVVGVTCNVGDIIDKAAKFNVPISTAVGSVASTAGAFGHLGLAIKAMCLVTYGGFKLWKGLSRK